Below is a genomic region from Brassica rapa cultivar Chiifu-401-42 chromosome A08, CAAS_Brap_v3.01, whole genome shotgun sequence.
cttttaaaaaagatatGTGTGTTATCAGAATTGTTAGCAAATCAAGCCCATATACTAACTAAGGTATTGCATCCTATATCTTGGTAACAACAACAGTTAAAAACCTTTTTCTTTGCATTGCATCCTATGttttatagaaataaataatttatgacATTGGTTCGTTCAGCATTACAAGATAACTAGCCAAGAACTAGGAATCTCCTCTCTGGAAGATGCCATTGTTTGCCGGATCGCTGCTCGCTGACACTTTGTAAAAGAAGAGATCTTTCTCTATTTCTCACAAAACATAGTTTCCTCCGTTAATTTGACACTTTATTTATTGATTCTTTGCATCCTTCTTACTTCAGAGTTCAGACCAAATATGAGTTTCTTTAACATAGAGTTTACAAAAAGGAACACAAAATCGAGAGTACTAATTACATGTCCTTTGCCCAATACAGTCAAACGACTCTACATGACAGAACAAACCGAGAATCTTGCTCAATTTGAACAAGCAGGGCCGGTCCTCCTCTGCAAAGCCTAATGAAACATTAGTTTCAGCCTCTAAATCAGCCAGTGTCACACTCCTCTTGCACTTAACAATAAAAAACAAAGCCAACAAGAAAGAGCAAGTGAAACATATCACTGAAACATATCAGCAATAGTGTTTCCTGAATCCGAAGAATCTCCATTCCCAAagtccatcatcatcatcttcaaatATTCATCCATATCACACTCTCCTCCACGCCATTGCTCTGCTTCACCAGAGTCCACTGCGCTAACACTTGTACTCACACTCACACTTGCACTAGTGTCAGCTGCAACAGGAGAAGAAGTGTAGTCCATAAACGGGAAGTTGAGTTTAGCCCGTGGCCCACGGAACCCAATAGCGGCTCGATCGTAGGCCCTAGCCGCATCCTCAGCGGTTTCGAAAGTGCCAAGCCAGACACGTGTCGCTCTCTTGGGATCTCTGATCTCAGCTGCAAATTTTCCCCAAGGTCTCTGCCTCACACCTCTGTATCCATTCTTCTTGTTCCTCCTCTTTCTGATCTTCCCGCCTTCCGCTTTCTTCGCCTTAGCAGAGCTCTCTCTTCCACTACTATTACTACTAACCCCATCTTCTTCTACTACTACGACATGTTGTCTCATTTCAATTCTCTGATTTGGCGCGAAAAAGTAATCGCAGCCCAGACAACCATCGATTCTACAAACTTGACAAGTGTTATAATCTGACCGAGGCATTATCACCGTACTGTCGCTGGAGAGACCTTGATACGGCTTCGTGTCGCTTTCCCCTGAGCCTGAGATGACGTGTTGCAAGGCGGAGACTATGACTGACAGTTCTTGCTCCGGAGACAACTGCTCTTGATACGGATACCGAGTCCGGGTCTGGGTATCTGAAGCTCCGATGAATCCGGGTCTAGTGTAAGGATATTGCATGCCCGATTAAAATTCGAATttggatttaaaaaaattagatttggTTCTGTGTTTTCTGTTGTGTCTGAGGAAACTGAAAGTGGATGGAAGCTCTCTTATATATACGGTTCCGTGTTTTCACTTGCCAACTGGCACACTCTTCAGACACGGGGTCGTTTTGTGTTCTGTCTTTTTTTTGGAAACACGTGCGTTATTTTctcgaatgtttttttttaataaaggattttttttctcgaaTGTTTTGCCATtgaaaaatactaaattttttaatttttgggttAGGTTTGATTAAATGACAGTGATAATGACATTTCATTAAACATAAAGTatttaatcattaattatcacgTGTGACGATTTTCACgaaccactttttttttttttgctaaaatattttctattagaACCACTTTTTGtgatttatgatttaattaTCATTAAATTATTACAGGGCTTATGTACGTTTTCAAATTgtttacattaaaaattaaacatgtTTAGTGAACTAGGTATCTAAGGTACGTAATTGATTGGCTTAGAATAAATCACGTGCTCTtattaacttttattatttCGCCTGCGCTATTATCTTCGCATGTATCCATTATAGATATCaacttgtctttgtagatgactAGATCCATCGTCTCAAACCTCACTTGCAAATCTatctttttgtctttttatacTTTAAAGAACTCTGGTACGTCGAATCAATCCAACAACAATTCTTTTTCAAATTATGTCAAAAGACATGTGTAACATTACAATAACATGGCGGTTACACAAATGGCAAATTTGAGACtgtaaaaaattatacaaaGAACGCATGTTCATCTCattagcacatatataaacttttttttgaacaaccaaAAACATTTCATAGAAGAAAGCTACCGAAGTAGGACATAGTTTGCATGATACAAAGCATATTTAGCCAGCTGCAGCAGAGTTTAAATTTCTAAGaacataagagaaaaaaaaaacagatgaaaAAGATGAAGATAAATTCTCGATATCCAAATTGATTCCGTAGAGTTCCACCTGATGTTGCTTTACTCAAATTTCTGTTTTGGGGACTATTTTTATCAAACTGCTTT
It encodes:
- the LOC103834418 gene encoding ethylene-responsive transcription factor ERF109-like; this translates as MQYPYTRPGFIGASDTQTRTRYPYQEQLSPEQELSVIVSALQHVISGSGESDTKPYQGLSSDSTVIMPRSDYNTCQVCRIDGCLGCDYFFAPNQRIEMRQHVVVVEEDGVSSNSSGRESSAKAKKAEGGKIRKRRNKKNGYRGVRQRPWGKFAAEIRDPKRATRVWLGTFETAEDAARAYDRAAIGFRGPRAKLNFPFMDYTSSPVAADTSASVSVSTSVSAVDSGEAEQWRGGECDMDEYLKMMMMDFGNGDSSDSGNTIADMFQ